tagcatagtatacaaccaagcacatgaggtcagaacacaaacgGGTCTCAGGTAATAAATtattaagcaaaatgctagcaagcGTCTGTAGGTTATTTCCGTTTCATCTGcatctgaatgatcttttattttgaaaagtcttttattttgaaaaacgaCCGTATTTCCTCGCTTCTCGGTCAtttgagtgcccaaatttaacccacacgcagcaaaattagtaaaaaacagacatctttgggacgtttctttgctaaggggataaggcccagtgaaggacccgccaactgccaaggaatggatccgcacaTAATGGAATATCCACATTTTGGTctactaattatctcagacaaacacagaacacccaaaaaTTTTATCCATACATAAAACCGAGGTAAAATTGACAGGCATTGACCGGTccacggtgataaaaaggttaagGTCCACtggcataaataaaaataaaacacacacacatcaaagaTACATTTATAACAATCCTTGggaaataaatgctgcacaaacacacacacacacacacacacacacacacaaaaaaatcatatttgaTTTATTACTTTCAGCTGTTGTTGCTCAAGCCTTTTTAATACTACTACTGTCTTGTCAGGCACTTAAAATCAGATAAAGACATCAGGTGTAATAATGATTCACTGTTGTCTCTTAATCACTCACAGAAGTTCATATCATCATTCGTCCAGGAGTTTGTGTGGATCGGTTTGTCTGATATTGAGATCGAGGGCAACATGACATGGGTGGATAATTCACCACTGAATCAAGGGTAAGTCAGAAATACTCAGAAACCATGTTTCTTCTTATTCAAGGTTGTGGAGTTAATACTTTAAGATCTGTTCAAGAGCCGATTCTGGTTGTCTTGCAGGTTTTGGGAGATAAATGAGCCCAATGACGCAATGGGAAATGAGGACTGTGTCGAACTGAATCCTGGAAAATCTGTCTTGAACAATTGGAATGACATCCCTTGTTTAGCTGGGAGAAAATGTGTTTGTGAGAAATAGCACCAGTTACTTGgtctttaatatttaattttcattagtcaaatttttgattttgaatatttttattgcaCTCTTTCTGGCTAAGAGTCCTGTCTGCAAGATAGTTGTTTAAAACAGTTGTATGTAGTTAACTAATGCTAACTAATAGTAGCTCTTGATGTTAAATTTTGTTAGAACACATGTCATTTTTTTCTTGCAATAATTATGAATAATGTTTTGCTTCTCATATTCTTCTGATAATGTTGGCAATCACTGCGATGCAGAAGTCCCTATTTTACTCTATGTATGAATTTATGAAAGCTTGTTAAATTGCTGGCTGTTTTAATAAAATGGTCATGTAATATTGTTTGCACTGTAAATCTGCAGCAGTttgattttatttcacattttactcTGTGACTTACCTTGCAACCAAACATTGTCAGTACTGAGTCCAAGAAACTATTTAATTTTCTTAAGTTTAAAGGGCACGTATGGTGAAAATCATcgtttgtaagctgtttagacagaacggTGAGTAGttttagtgtgtccacagtcatattgaggggatataaaaacaataagtctcttttttttacttcctgatgttaaaatagcatccaaatccctcccatgtTGAGGCCGACCGCAATGTGACATAGGAGTTCGGTTTCctcacccactgaattgattgacagattaacatgtctccatagtaacacatataatcatatccacaagacaggacttgcgaaaaagcaactgggattaaaagattagATGAGCtctctgcactctcagaaataaaggtaagcgagctgtcactagggtggtaccttttcaaaaggtacacatttgtacttaaagggtctatattagtaccttaaaagtatatattagtacataaaaattttaagagcaacacttttgtactttttaggtactaatatgtattcTTGATGTACCTaagtgtgcgtgagtgtgtgatcatcaatcatcatcaaatgtgattaagAGTGAGTTTTTCAAGTTTAAAACGTGTTTGAAATGTGTAACAccgccggtcctacgccacccaacccgctccaagctggtatcgaactggcgaccttctgcatgggagtcggttgctctaccaaggaggctaaaatGGCCTCTAGTGATAGtcgatagagcacctttagaggtcagaggagtgaggtgaggcacttactagctggcctccgttacacatgTTTGAAATGAACTACAGCGATTTTACATCtttacttaatcagcacagctgcgtgtctgaacaattataaaagaggaCACGTCAATCCTGGATTGTGAatgttaaatcagatttattttgtacattaacaatggatatccatacagcagtgactattaacctgtatcctgtctcatttgctgtgcaaaaagcagtgcaaagctaaatgccgcgcactgtgtgtgtgtgtgtgtgtgtgtttgagaacaacattgtgtgtgactcatcgttgcaattccacaacaaatacatcaaataatcattgtaaagttcttactgtagtatttcttcatgtctgtcactgtgctgtttatctaacgcagccgaggcggagattgaggcacactctgacaggtacatgggaacggtgggtggggagaaccagcattaaaggcacaggccacaaaaacagctacagtgtgttcagagcagaaaaatcCAACGTtctgaaagatataataaataaactgatgagAGTTTTGGGCTAAAACTTTACACacgcattctggagacacaaaagacttcaattaaatctggaaaaaggggtcaaataggtgccctttaatctaACTTTAGTCTAAATTTAGTTAAAATCGATGGAATAACCATTTTATAATGTACAACAGCTAATCTCTGCATCGTGCCCAACAAATAGATTCACAGTAAACTAGTTTATTGGGGTTTGTAGGCCACTAACAGTAGTGTGAGGAGATACTGAGCATATCCTGATGCCATCTTGTTTGATAGCGATAAACAGGAAATCATCTAAGTCAGTATTTCCTACTGTCACCAATCTGtctattttcttttctatttatCTGTCATGATTATAGACATCTTCAGTATTTAAGCCTGTTAAAGTGTGGCTGACTTATATTGCTTTGACTATGTCagattaaatgtataataaacctTCAATCAAAGCGTGAGAATTTCAAAGTGGGAAAGAAAATCTAGATTTCTCTGCTTCTGAGCTAATGAAACCACTTCCTGTGTAGGGCTGGTACTATTTAAAGACACGGTACACGTTATTCAAATAAAACAGCTCATCTGTGCACACATACTGTACTTTACAGTAAGACTATAAGTAAGAGAAAATAATGTCATCAGGTAACTTTTACGTTCAACGCAGTGATATTAACCAGCCATCAGTGGCCCGAACACAGAGTCGCCGCAAAGATGAAGACGGAAATCAACGTAAGTTTAACTTAAAGCATACTGTAGATGGGGTGGCTAACAAtgtttttatagtatttatttatattatttatattttaaagtatttatatttttaaatgtaacataTTGACAGAATaagatttgtttacttttttttgctttattgtgtttttaataaacatggtTATCAACAATGGTAATAGCAGAGTTCCTCAACATGTATAGCATGGTTGataacaatatgaaaaaaaaatgacaagttATGTATttgtacacaaacaaacacataaatatttacatacagaaacctgtaaataaatataaaagaaaaaaactatatgTTAGAGAAgtacataaatgaaaaaaaaaagttactaaaattattgtaaaacagATCAAATAGAAAGTAAAGTTTGTTGTCACCTATATTCTgagaccagtgttgccagatgttgctgactgtttccagcccaaaagctgtcgaaaaAACCAAAAAGCGCCGTCCAACAATCAATAGACTATAATAACTTAGGTTGAGACTGAGGAGCAGGTGGGGTTGGGGAGAGAGGGGGATGTTGTGTCGGGGAGGGAGATCTCAAGcatttctacactgttctaagcatatgtatgtgAGGAACGgtggctatggcatctctttgggagattaAGACAAGtgtatgagggcagaccggggctggcgagCACgtcgttgcaaaaccgcccaaattttcactacccacctatgtcattttttacttgcaaaaataaattcaaaaccgcccaatctggcaacactgcctgAGACATCTTAATCATTTCTCCTACATCGTTAAATTAAATCACTTAAGTTTTAATAGTGGAGATCAAATTGTCATGTATTTGGTTCCATTAAAGGATTGTTgaaatctttgctctgttaattaaGGCAGTGGACTAGTGGAACAATGTCTATAAAGTAGTATAACCATTGCTGAACTAACAGGAGATTAGGAGGGAACCAGGAACTGATGATTGTCTTTGCAGCTGTTaatcctgagaaaaaaaaaagtttgttttcgaTTCAAAGTCAGGGTTACTGAAGAATCATCATTCAATAGGAAAAGGTAAGGTTCAGGATCAATGGTTATTTCCAAAATTTGTGACAAGATGGTGGAGACGTTAACCCAACAAATGTAGATTGGGAGATATTCccagaaaacatgaaaaaagctATTCATCGCCCCCAGTATTACATTAAACACAAGCAGGTgaagaaataagtttaattcTAAAGCGTTTTAGAGgtgtataataaattatatgaactACATTGTAGTTTATTAATTGGTGGGCAGGATTTTCTGATGAAACTAAAATGTTTTGCTAAATTAGATCCCAATCAAAGCTGTGATTCTGCGTTCAAAGTTCTCTGTCCCAAATCACtgtattatttgtttactttttaaaatattctgcCGTATAGAAATTCCATATGCTTAAATCTTATGTTGCGCTGTTATAATTGTGGCAATAGTCAAACAATACACTGCACAGTCAATTTTACTTTTATGACAAAAAATTAGTAACGATAATGATGCATGAAGATATTTTTGTCAATCTCCTACTGTGACTATATCAGAACTCTCTTATCTAATCTATAATTACAATATTACTGATAAGCACACATCCtgttctctcgctctgcacagctgCAGTTtgcagattaaataaaaaaactagttGAAAATGGAGGAGCAGAAGTCTGCCGCTATTTCAtataaatttaaaggggactgaggcgataatttagtagtgtacagttcataAGCAAATAACAAACGCTTAAGGGAGGCTGATTAGTAATATAGGGGGGCTATTACTCTAAAAGTGGCCTAGTGACGCCCATGGTTAATACTAACATTTGGGTTTTGTTCCTATTTTTTAGGAAGACGCAGATGTGTGGTGTCGGTGATCATGGGGTTCATTTGTGCTCTCCTGCTGCTCGTCATCACACTGCAGCACATCAGCATCACAGCAGAGAGAGACCTGTTAAAGACTTACAAGAACACAGTTGAAGAGCTCAGTCACACCATCAGCAGCTTACAGCACAACAACACTGGTCTCCAGCTGGTGTTTGTCAGTCTCCAGATCAGAGTCGATGATCTCAGTGCTCAGAACAACCAGTTACAGAACAACTTCAGCTCTCTGAGTCTGGAGAAACTGGAGCTAGAAAACAGAGTCACGTCATTGACTAATGAACTGAGAGAAAAAACTAAGCAAGGTCAGTCTAATTATTTCATCATTCCATTTAGTTTCctatttttatttgtgcataGTTTTAAAATGCTGCATTTCTGTTAGGAAACCTGTGCGGTCCGGTTTGTTTTTTCAAATCGAATGAAGCCAAGAGCTGGTCTGACAGCAGGCAGTTCTGCAGGGATCACGGAGCTGATTTGGTCATTATTAACACTGAAGAGAAGCAGGTGAGCAGTGTGTTTAATTTTGTGTGTCATGGAGAGAGAAAGACATGAAAAACTTTAATAATACATAGTAAATACAACAGGGTTTTTGAACTGTAGTGGTTTTGAAAGTCtattatattatgaatattaCCGTATTTTAACTCTGTTAATGAACGCTCCAGCATACTATTGTATTAACTGTAGTGAACTGATCAACtgtaatacagtgctcagcatatataagtacacccctcacaaatctttctttaaattcatatttttaataggacgctatacaatattaaatgtgtgcatatacattagattagtcaatactgaagccaaatctggagcttatctaacaacatAACTTACagtaacggtccaaaaactagaacagccaaatttatatgttatagataAATATTagatacaaatgtaaaaaagaggaaaaatctaaagaagcaataaaaaataaaaaaatgtagttgaaattttgtaggttgtaattatttttttcaatattttgcttgaatttaattgtgttatctttcagtttctaaatctgtttggtgactaaaatattatttcaataaatatatctggggtgtgtttccgaTAGCCAACTAAGCtcgcaagttccgttgttacaaacatagtttgttgatttggtgtttcccaaatccgtcgttccaacgaacatttgcaaactgcatcgcaaacttgtgcactttcaactacacctctggagctgtaatTAGAAacagagttcctggctgtgttctattcccagttatcccccctatgccctattcatttagaacattctgacatttaaacttggaatgatttaaaaaaaacattgaagtcatcactcttagttgtaatttgctttcaaagtatttttacagttcagttttagcgatcttcatattgacaattgcgttcccttcgcagtgcactttgaaaacattgatgcgattttgaacacagccgtggctcatgacgatagctataggtgacctattttttacaagcagaatttatgttacgtctccaaagcttgtgaaaacaaaaatatctaGCATGTGTTAATGGTTTTATTTAGGTTCATAATTaggtatctgtactgtatatgcaatGGGCCTGTtgggttagaacatttctgcagtggtttgcaagTGTCAAATTgcaaaagtagatttaaaaaataaataaataaacaatatcctactttaataataataataattattattaaagtatgatttttttttatttcctaataaataataaatataaaatttcatttttta
This genomic stretch from Danio aesculapii chromosome 1, fDanAes4.1, whole genome shotgun sequence harbors:
- the LOC130230451 gene encoding C-type lectin domain family 4 member E-like, producing the protein MSPVPMSWFQGRQFCRSRDADLVIINTEEKQKFISSFVQEFVWIGLSDIEIEGNMTWVDNSPLNQGFWEINEPNDAMGNEDCVELNPGKSVLNNWNDIPCLAGRKCVCEK
- the LOC130222745 gene encoding C-type lectin lectoxin-Thr1-like, with amino-acid sequence MGFICALLLLVITLQHISITAERDLLKTYKNTVEELSHTISSLQHNNTGLQLVFVSLQIRVDDLSAQNNQLQNNFSSLSLEKLELENRVTSLTNELREKTKQGNLCGPVCFFKSNEAKSWSDSRQFCRDHGADLVIINTEEKQKLIMSSIDERVWIGLSDTEDEGNMTWVDNSPLNQGFWMEWEPNNADGNEDCVELMLPSHAIKNWNDLKCSEMRKGICEK